One genomic segment of Ricinus communis isolate WT05 ecotype wild-type chromosome 3, ASM1957865v1, whole genome shotgun sequence includes these proteins:
- the LOC107260950 gene encoding uncharacterized protein LOC107260950, whose amino-acid sequence MGDKVFLKISPWKGVLRFGKRGKLSPKYIGLFEVIERIGPVAYRLVLLLELSQIHDVFHVTMLRRYCMTRRANLDLVDPLPEPDRSLRQLRKRLNIEKEEIQMVDVVAGGSLRSKTPEQA is encoded by the exons ATGGGTGACAAGGTTTTCCTTAAGATTTCACCATGGAAAGGAGTACTACGGTTTGGTAAAAGAGGGAAATTAAGCCCCAAGTACATTGGTCTATTTGAGGTGATTGAAAGGATTGGTCCAGTAGCTTATAGATTGGTTTTACTTTTAGAATTATCTCAAATTCATGATGTTTTCCACGTTACTATGTTAAGAAG GTATTGTATGACTAGGAGGGCCAATCTTGATCTAGTAGACCCTCTACCAGAACCAGACCGATCCCTCAGGCAATTGAGAAAGCGATTGAACatagagaaagaagagatCCAG ATGGTAGATGTAGTTGCAGGTGGTTCTTTGAGAAGCAAGACACCAGAGCAAGCCTAA